Part of the Candidatus Zixiibacteriota bacterium genome is shown below.
TACTATGATCAGATATGCAGACGTAAGATAATTAACTCTAATGGACTTCTAATCGAAAATAAATTGCCCCTTATCTGGTTTGTAATAGAAGTCTTGGCTGAAAAAAACGGCGTTCGTCACAAAGGGAGATGCCGTTTGTCGGTTCATCAGGGTTTCGAATTTTTCGAGCAAAATAATATCAGGGAAGCCGCTATAAAAGCCGCCGCCGAGGCTGTAGTTATGCTGGATGCCAAACCTGCCCCCTCCGGAGGAATGCCGGTTGTCATGCATCCCGGCTGGGGAGGCGTGTTGATTCATGAGGCGGTCGGGCATGGTCTTGAAGGTGATTTTATCTATAAAGGCGCCTCGATATATTCAGACAAACTTGGCCGGAAAGTAGCGTCGCCCTTAGTAACCATGGTTGATGATTCAGCCTGGCCTAATGCTCGCGGCACTACCGAATTTGATGATGAGGGAACTATCGGTCAGAGAAATGTGCTAATCGAAAAGGGTATCCTCAAAGGCTATATGCATGATTTAATTTCGGCAAAGATGCTGCATGCCAAGCCCACCGGCAATGGCAGGCGGGAATCCTACAGACATTATCCGATTCCAAGAATGACAAATACATTTCTCGATAATGGCAATGCCAAACATGATGATATAATCGCTGATACTAAAAATGGTCTATACGTAAAAGCTCTTTCGGGCGGCTCGGTCGATACAATCTCAGGTCAGTTTAATTTTATTGTGCGCGAGGCTTATTTAATCGAGGATGGCAAAGTAACGACCCCAGCGGCAGGGGCAACACTTATTGGCAAAGGAATCGATGTGTTAACTAATATTGACGCTGTCGCGGATAACCTTGAATTGGGAGTGGGGATTTGCGGCAAAGGACAGTGGGTGCCGGTAACTGCCGGAGTGCCCACAATCAGAGTGGCTAAGGGAATAACAGTTGGCGGAGCGGCATAGGAGGCAACCATGGATTTTATTAATAGAATTCTCGATAAATGCGTTCGTTCGGGAGCCGAGATGGCTGAGATATATCAACTTAAGCAAAGGAATCTATTTGTTTCCGTAAGAGACGGCAAAGTAGAAACTGTTGCAAAAGCGGCGCCGGGCGGCATAGCCATCAGGTATATTTCATTTGGCAAAACCGCATTTGCGCACACTACCGACATCTCAGATACAGCCATCGACAGCATGATTTCCAGATTATCCAGACTTGTTAAAAAGACCAGCAAGGATGAGTTTACCGGTTTGCCGAGCACGCAAAATTACGAACACCAACCGGATATATACAATCCGGAGTTTATTGATATTTCCACCGATTACAAAATCGAATATTTAGCCAAACTCGAACAGTTAACCCTGCAATATGATACTCTTATTACTAAGGCAAATGTTTCATACGATGAAACTTTAGCCACACATAGTATAGTTAATACAAATGGTGCGGCGATGAGTTATGATTCGACATTATATACGGTCAGTGTAATGGCAACAGCCTTAAAAAAGGATGAGATGTTTCCCGGTGAAGGAGAATTTTCCGCAAGGTATTTCAATGACCTTCCCGGGCCTGAGGAGATAGCTAATCAGGTTGCTTCAAAAGCGGTTCGCCTTATCGGCGGTTCGGTTGTGGAAAGCGGCGATTATGAGATTATATTTACGCCTGGCGCTGTTCCATCGTTTCTGTGGGGATTGTTTTTCGCTTTGAAGGGCGATAATTATTTGAAAGGAGCCTCATTTCTTGCCGGTAAAATAGGCCGGAAAATCGCAGTCGATAAATTCAACCTCTATGACAATCCGCTTTTGCCGCGCGGTATAGATAGCCGTCCGGCAGATGATGAGGGCGTTGCCTCAAAAAAGCTCGCGCTTATCGAGAATGGAATTCTCAATGAGGTATTGTATGATACTAAGACTGCCGCCAAAGCAGGAGTTGAATCCACATCATCTGCAAACAGACGAGATTATAGCGGATTCCCCGAAATATCCGCGAGCAATTTCTATATCGGTAAAGGCAATGACAACTTCGATGATGTGGTTGCCTCATGCAAAAAAGGCATCATAGTCGAACAAACGCAGGGTTGGGGAATAAATGGCATAACAGGGCAGTACTCAGCGGGGATTAATGGTACGCTTGTTAGAAATGGTCGTATAATAAAACCTGTAGCTAATGTTGCTTTAGCCGCCAGCGTCGATGAGCTTTTTAATAGGATTGAAGCTATTTGTGATGATATTACTTTCTATGATAATTTCAATATGCCGTCTATAATGGTACAAAAGATGAAAGTGGGCGCATAGATTGGAGTTAAGTTAAAAATGGAACATATCGGCTATCGCCAAAATACGATAATTGTCGGATTGATTTTACTATCTCTGATGTCGATTGGATTTACTCAGCTAACATTCGCAGATGAAAAACATGAAGTCGCTGTTACGATACTG
Proteins encoded:
- a CDS encoding TldD/PmbA family protein, which translates into the protein MALNRRDFLKKTGIISVSAVSAPMLLNLLNNMGCAPAVKREFSDSEIKAILENARSRGGDFSEIFIEDTASLRLKMSEQLFTSATAGVAGGVGVRTVDEDKNGYAYINGYDFSGALEASSTAAFIASTNHGSKTAEPIASDFPNTVKVEIPIESIPELKKMELMNEADNAARNFSQYVKQVDITYYDQICRRKIINSNGLLIENKLPLIWFVIEVLAEKNGVRHKGRCRLSVHQGFEFFEQNNIREAAIKAAAEAVVMLDAKPAPSGGMPVVMHPGWGGVLIHEAVGHGLEGDFIYKGASIYSDKLGRKVASPLVTMVDDSAWPNARGTTEFDDEGTIGQRNVLIEKGILKGYMHDLISAKMLHAKPTGNGRRESYRHYPIPRMTNTFLDNGNAKHDDIIADTKNGLYVKALSGGSVDTISGQFNFIVREAYLIEDGKVTTPAAGATLIGKGIDVLTNIDAVADNLELGVGICGKGQWVPVTAGVPTIRVAKGITVGGAA
- a CDS encoding TldD/PmbA family protein yields the protein MDFINRILDKCVRSGAEMAEIYQLKQRNLFVSVRDGKVETVAKAAPGGIAIRYISFGKTAFAHTTDISDTAIDSMISRLSRLVKKTSKDEFTGLPSTQNYEHQPDIYNPEFIDISTDYKIEYLAKLEQLTLQYDTLITKANVSYDETLATHSIVNTNGAAMSYDSTLYTVSVMATALKKDEMFPGEGEFSARYFNDLPGPEEIANQVASKAVRLIGGSVVESGDYEIIFTPGAVPSFLWGLFFALKGDNYLKGASFLAGKIGRKIAVDKFNLYDNPLLPRGIDSRPADDEGVASKKLALIENGILNEVLYDTKTAAKAGVESTSSANRRDYSGFPEISASNFYIGKGNDNFDDVVASCKKGIIVEQTQGWGINGITGQYSAGINGTLVRNGRIIKPVANVALAASVDELFNRIEAICDDITFYDNFNMPSIMVQKMKVGA